The following proteins are encoded in a genomic region of Sorangiineae bacterium MSr12523:
- a CDS encoding TolC family protein: MRPKTWYAALLTAFSMAQTAPVHAQDGYALTLPGALALARTRGAEIQAARARARAADASADAALAGYLPSLSGQGSLGQTWSRTASPTPTPPGPDVIYRGQHRQLDASAALRWTAFDFWQTPSLVGAARSDARASFQQVKAAANETARLVASAFLTAAYDDLLVENAKTTTRVRERHAAITHGLVASGIRPSVEEARARVELELARLETIDAERQAAQDKVRLATFLLIPPTTPFELVRPQVLPAVSQQPREAAAQAVTRRPEVGASAEQVHARESSLLAAKVARLPTIGAALDASHRAQLGESDPTPIYTKETYLTAQVTVSVPLFDWRVWGQVPVARGQLDAAQAERDATVARVRGEAAEAAYGVQAAHLVLEQSKSTRELAGATLAVMEARYQAGLVTSTDLFDAAARDAEARRGLIRAELGVALAVVQALATTYRMGELER, from the coding sequence ATGAGACCGAAGACGTGGTACGCCGCGCTTCTCACCGCGTTCTCGATGGCGCAGACCGCGCCCGTGCACGCGCAGGACGGCTACGCGCTGACGTTGCCCGGAGCCTTGGCGCTGGCCCGCACCCGCGGGGCCGAAATCCAGGCTGCACGGGCCCGCGCACGCGCCGCCGATGCCAGCGCCGATGCCGCCCTCGCCGGCTACCTCCCGAGCCTCTCGGGCCAAGGCTCCCTCGGTCAAACATGGTCGCGCACCGCCTCGCCCACGCCGACGCCGCCAGGCCCGGACGTCATCTACCGCGGCCAACACCGGCAACTCGATGCCTCCGCGGCCCTGCGCTGGACGGCCTTCGACTTCTGGCAGACGCCCAGCCTCGTCGGCGCAGCGCGCAGCGATGCCCGCGCCTCGTTCCAGCAGGTCAAGGCCGCGGCCAACGAGACTGCCCGCCTCGTGGCCAGCGCCTTTCTCACCGCCGCCTACGACGACTTGCTCGTGGAGAACGCCAAGACCACCACCCGCGTCCGCGAACGCCACGCCGCCATCACCCACGGGCTCGTCGCATCGGGCATCCGCCCATCCGTCGAGGAAGCGCGCGCCCGCGTCGAGCTCGAACTGGCGCGCCTCGAAACCATCGACGCCGAACGCCAGGCCGCGCAAGACAAAGTCCGCCTGGCCACCTTCCTCTTGATCCCGCCCACGACCCCCTTCGAGCTGGTGCGGCCGCAGGTCCTGCCTGCCGTCTCCCAGCAGCCCCGGGAGGCCGCGGCGCAAGCGGTCACCCGGCGCCCGGAGGTCGGAGCCTCCGCCGAGCAGGTCCACGCGCGCGAATCGTCCCTGCTGGCCGCGAAGGTCGCGCGCTTGCCCACCATCGGCGCCGCGCTCGATGCGTCGCACCGCGCGCAGTTGGGCGAGTCCGACCCGACGCCGATCTACACCAAGGAGACGTACCTCACCGCGCAGGTCACGGTGAGCGTGCCCCTGTTCGATTGGCGCGTCTGGGGCCAGGTGCCCGTGGCGCGTGGACAACTCGATGCCGCCCAAGCCGAGCGCGATGCCACGGTGGCGCGCGTTCGCGGGGAGGCGGCGGAAGCCGCGTACGGCGTTCAGGCCGCGCACCTGGTGCTCGAGCAATCCAAGTCCACCCGGGAGCTCGCGGGCGCCACCCTCGCCGTGATGGAGGCGCGCTACCAAGCGGGCCTGGTCACCTCGACGGATCTCTTCGACGCCGCCGCACGCGATGCCGAGGCACGGCGAGGCCTGATCCGCGCGGAGCTCGGGGTCGCTCTCGCCGTGGTGCAGGCTCTGGCCACGACCTACCGCATGGGGGAGCTCGAGCGATGA
- a CDS encoding HlyD family efflux transporter periplasmic adaptor subunit, translated as MTPREGDVLRLETSWTTWSFRVVLAAAVATVIGIAIFDVTEYARGPAIVRVEGRRPLVTTVAGVVETVHVQPGQRVEKDQALVTLSAPMEEAEYRRANTEFRLSLAALLRDPGDQALKSSLASLKPKRDNAAQIANARIVRAPHAGIITDVRVRPGQYLTANEVVAGVAPTGARASLVCLLPGEYRPRLKAGQRLRFSLEGYKFEYRTVEVESVGEEVVGPTEMRRYLGQELGDTIALQGPTVLVKARLPARTFTADGQTYAYVEGLIGRADVAIRKEPIIVVLIPALKSLTHRPP; from the coding sequence ATGACCCCGCGGGAAGGCGACGTTCTGCGCCTCGAGACCTCCTGGACCACGTGGTCCTTCCGCGTGGTGCTCGCCGCCGCCGTGGCCACCGTGATTGGCATCGCCATCTTCGATGTCACGGAATACGCGCGCGGTCCGGCCATCGTTCGCGTGGAGGGGCGACGGCCGCTCGTGACCACGGTGGCCGGCGTCGTCGAAACGGTGCACGTGCAACCCGGCCAGCGCGTGGAAAAGGACCAGGCCCTCGTCACCCTTTCCGCGCCCATGGAGGAAGCGGAATACCGACGAGCCAATACCGAATTTCGACTCAGCCTCGCCGCGCTTTTGCGCGATCCTGGCGATCAAGCCCTCAAATCGAGTTTGGCCTCGCTCAAGCCCAAACGCGACAACGCCGCACAGATCGCCAATGCGCGCATCGTGCGCGCACCCCACGCGGGCATCATCACCGATGTGCGCGTCCGCCCGGGGCAATACTTGACCGCGAACGAAGTCGTCGCGGGCGTTGCCCCCACCGGCGCCCGCGCCTCGCTCGTATGCCTTTTACCGGGTGAATACCGACCGCGATTGAAGGCCGGACAACGACTTCGTTTTTCGCTCGAGGGCTACAAATTCGAATACCGCACCGTGGAGGTGGAATCCGTCGGCGAAGAAGTCGTGGGCCCCACCGAGATGCGCCGCTACCTGGGCCAAGAGCTCGGCGACACCATCGCGCTGCAAGGCCCCACGGTACTCGTCAAGGCGCGGCTTCCCGCGCGCACCTTCACCGCCGATGGCCAGACCTACGCCTACGTCGAGGGCCTCATCGGCCGCGCCGACGTGGCCATTCGCAAAGAGCCCATTATCGTCGTTTTGATTCCTGCATTGAAATCATTGACCCATCGTCCCCCCTAG
- a CDS encoding PepSY domain-containing protein, with translation MTLVSGSASQKASLQRWRLVHTWTSVVCTAFMLVLCITGLPLVFRDEIDAALQARPYAPQLAEPPEGMPVKPVDSIIAQGKSLYPAKHVQFVFWDPDRPHLIGLGVGEEFDSPLSKVQRVFFDDRTGQVLGSAPAEGGLTDFIWKLHKSLCTGIVGDLFLGIMSLAFLASIVSGVVVYGPMARRIGFGIVRKARAARIRWLDVHNLVGSTTLAWALVVGATGFINTLEAPFFGIWNQMTVPALLAPYKGKPLPATRSSVDDAVATARAALPDMTPTSVGFPESRFGSPRHYFIWMHGSSLLTARMFTPVLVEADTGKLATARRFPWYLRALEVSRPLHFGDYGGLPLKVLWALLDVLTIVVLGSGIYLWIARLRAMSEEPTE, from the coding sequence ATGACACTGGTATCGGGATCGGCGTCCCAAAAGGCGAGCCTCCAGCGCTGGAGGCTCGTGCACACGTGGACGAGCGTCGTGTGCACGGCGTTCATGCTGGTGCTGTGCATCACCGGCCTGCCCCTCGTCTTCCGCGACGAGATCGACGCAGCTCTCCAAGCGCGGCCCTATGCGCCCCAATTGGCGGAGCCGCCCGAGGGCATGCCCGTGAAGCCCGTCGATTCCATCATCGCGCAAGGAAAAAGCCTATACCCCGCGAAGCACGTGCAGTTCGTCTTTTGGGATCCCGATCGGCCGCACCTCATTGGCCTTGGGGTGGGGGAGGAGTTCGACTCGCCGCTGTCCAAGGTGCAGCGCGTCTTTTTCGACGACCGCACCGGCCAGGTGCTGGGTTCGGCGCCGGCCGAGGGCGGCCTCACGGACTTCATTTGGAAGCTGCACAAGAGCTTGTGCACCGGCATCGTCGGCGATTTGTTCCTGGGCATCATGTCCCTGGCGTTTCTCGCCTCCATCGTTTCGGGCGTGGTCGTCTACGGCCCCATGGCCCGGCGCATCGGTTTTGGCATCGTACGCAAAGCGCGCGCGGCGCGGATCCGTTGGCTCGATGTTCACAACCTGGTGGGGAGCACCACCTTGGCCTGGGCGCTCGTCGTTGGGGCGACGGGGTTCATCAACACGCTGGAAGCTCCGTTTTTCGGCATCTGGAACCAGATGACCGTGCCCGCGCTGCTGGCCCCGTACAAAGGCAAGCCGCTTCCCGCGACGCGAAGCTCGGTCGATGATGCCGTGGCCACCGCGCGCGCCGCGCTTCCGGACATGACGCCCACCAGCGTGGGCTTTCCCGAATCGCGTTTCGGAAGCCCGCGGCACTATTTCATTTGGATGCACGGTTCGAGCTTGCTCACCGCGCGCATGTTCACGCCGGTGCTGGTGGAAGCCGACACGGGAAAGCTGGCCACGGCGCGGCGCTTCCCCTGGTACCTGCGGGCGCTCGAAGTTTCGCGCCCTCTGCACTTCGGCGACTACGGCGGCTTGCCGCTCAAGGTGCTCTGGGCGCTGCTCGACGTGCTCACCATCGTGGTCCTGGGCAGCGGCATTTACCTCTGGATTGCGCGCCTCCGGGCCATGTCCGAGGAGCCCACGGAATGA